One genomic region from Epinephelus fuscoguttatus linkage group LG6, E.fuscoguttatus.final_Chr_v1 encodes:
- the LOC125889729 gene encoding coiled-coil domain-containing protein 158-like isoform X1 yields MLSSGFQSSHLQSITSNNGAHVLQFESSPSHTKLTQKTTRTTETHDASPRLRFNSLTLDELSEELEKRTKETQRLQEEVENATKMALERFGCTNGIHSSPGQSCHNHSFNVDDSPGDSTLLSTHQQAMTQPLVCDLDSVDQGVAQRENSSPGREVFESTVDDCLQQLSDLQLNKSQTHDQPEQEPFSFDKAIINLQTKLQKVQKEKDALSDLRLKDSRTHVGQMEKMLFMLEELQNIKGAEGQKLQETEDETLALNRRVETLEQNVKDMYSLLFHETQCGHNAITSPNVASSSRQLPKLTEDFNNETEQLQERLCLQSIKHLGSEETSEVNKQKERMEDLIASLGQEVALLTDKLSSSKHNSINLSVKLELLKKLAERQTSLHQYQVSELESTLGSHKDKVCFLEQQLIQAQSQLVNAQQEKERSLQQTEELQSKLGQLQRCGEQQQSELQEEVKVLRGQLEAAREEKTILQALLEQRAQEGRKSQEALEEKNKEMQLRQQEAQHHLARLEEAQSQCQMLHAEGETLRLKLDKREKMMDILRLQMESSFQMTVQHSRTIENLHQENSLLSNQLNQRKLEIRQHRAELDQHKSDLAAAEHERQQLQASVAEQCQRVQEETLEKQQLTIQLDVLRMQLLSLTKEHKELQRLHSCRNEEHEGAVLKLQSQLRSAHDELDQVKSTLRTLEGADGHGLQVAMDMQKEITARRQQVDSLQGKIQHLEEVKDKLYQEKRYHGLENQRQLQQLTFVREEKRQLGDELEALRSKDKQLRERISQLEAILHKMSESFADCQDFIQLQEQDFFRLKLQHALDLKELQGQNLRTALNLPPPDLDSPFPSALTAPPSSQHASNTQITQESPAQELRSLVKELRGVISENHRPHTDNRRRSAPERVHRTTFRTDKAEEVKAPSRFRRKTCGSEPHFLKAAELNGKTIHNKSFSESCVISSPAARYTSSPHILLLGRRSPVHSLLTSDPNS; encoded by the exons ATGTTATCATCGGGGTTTCAGTCCTCTCATCTTCAGAGTATTACGAGCAATAATGGCGCTCATGTTTTGCAGTTTGAATCTTCACCGAGCCACACAAAACTAACACAGAAAACGACAAGAACAACCG AGACCCACGACGCCTCTCCTCGGCTGAGATTTAACAGCCTGACACTGGATGAATTGAG TGAGGAGCTTGAAAAGCGCACCAAGGAAACCCAAAGGCTTCAGGAAGAGGTGGAAAATGCAACCAAAATGGCCTTGGAGAGGTTTGGCTGCACAAATGGCATCCACAGCTCACCTGGACAAAGCTGCCACAACCACAGCTTTAATGTTG ATGACTCACCTGGGGATTCCACTTTACTTTCAACCCACCAGCAGGCCATGACTCAGCCTCTGGTCTGTGATCTGGATAGCGTAGACCAAGGGGTGGCCCAAAGGGAAAACAGCTCTCCTGGAAGGGAGGTGTTTGAGAGTACAGTAGATGACTGTCTTCAACAGCTGTCTGACTTGCAGCTCAACAAG TCACAGACCCATGATCAACCTGAGCAAGAGCCATTCAGTTTTGACAAAGCCATCATAAACCTGCAGACTAAGTTGCAGAAAGTGCAGAAGGAGAAGGATGCCCTGTCTGACCTCAG ATTGAAGGATTCAAGGACACACGTTGGTCAGATGGAAAAGATGCTGTTCATGTTGGAAGAGCTCCAAAACATCAAAGGGGCAGAGGGCCAGAAGCTGCAGGAGACGGAGGATGAGACGTTGGCACTTAACAGGAGAGTAGAGACACTGGAACAGAATGTAAAGGACATGTACTCACTGTTATTTCACGAGACACAATGCGGACACAACGCCATCACTAGTCCTAATGTCGCCAGTAGTTCAAGACAGCTACCTAAGTTAACTGAGGATTTTAACAATGAGACAGAACAGCTACAGGAGAGACTTTGTTTG CAGTCAATAAAACATCTGGGGAGTGAAGAAACCAGTGAAGTAAATAAGCAAAAAGAAAG AATGGAAGACCTGATTGCGAGTCTTGGCCAGGAGGTGGCACTGTTGACTGACAAACTGAGTtcatcaaaacacaacagcatcaacTTGAGTGTCAAGTTGGAGCTGCTAAA GAAACTTGCAGAAAGACAGACATCACTGCACCAGTATCAGGTCAGTGAACTTGAGTCAACCCTCGGCAGCCATAAAGATAAG GTTTGCTTTCTGGAGCAGCAGCTCATTCAGGCTCAGTCCCAGCTGGTGAATGCCCAGCAAGAGAAAGAGCGATCTTTACAACAAACAGAGGAGCTTCAGTCGAAGCTTGGCCAGCTTCAG AGgtgcggtgagcagcagcagtctgaGCTCCAGGAGGAGGTAAAGGTCCTGAGAGGACAGCTGGAGGCGGCCAGGGAAGAGAAAACCATCCTACAGGCCCTGCTGGAGCAGAGGGCCCAGGAGGGGAGGAAATCCCAGGAAGCCCTGGAggagaaaaacaaggaaatgcaGCTCAGGCAGCAGGAAGCCCAGCAT CATCTTGCCAGGTTGGAAGAGGCCCAAAGCCAGTGCCAGATGCTGCATGCAGAGGGAGAGACTCTGAGGCTGAAGCTGGATAAGCGAGAGAAGATGATGGATATTCTGAGGTTGCAGATGGAGAGCAGCTTCCAAATGACCGTGCAGCACAGCCGCACTATCGAAAACCTTCACCAGGAGAACAGCCTGCTCAGCAACCAGCTTAACCAGCGCAAGCTGGAGATTCGGCAGCACAGG GCTGAGTTAGACCAACACAAGTCAGACCTGGCTGCTGCAGAGCACGAGAGGCAGCAGCTACAGGCCTCTGTGGCTGAACAATGTCAGCGTGTCCAGGAGGAAACTCTGGAGAAACAGCAGCTCACCATCCAGCTGGACGTCCTGCGCATGCAGTTACTCAGCCTCACCA aggaGCACAAAGAGCTGCAACGGCTCCACAGCTGCAGGAACGAGGAGCACGAGGGTGCGGTGCTAAAGCTTCAGAGTCAGCTAAGGAGCGCCCATGACGAGCTGGACCAGGTCAAGAGCACCCTGAGGACCCTGGAAGGAGCTGACGGACATG GCCTCCAGGTAGCCATGGACATGCAGAAGGAGATCACCGCCAGGAGACAGCAGGTCGACTCCCTGCAGGGCAAAATCCAACATTTGGAGGAGGTTAAGGACAAGCTGtaccag GAGAAGCGCTACCATGGCCTGGAGAACCAGCGTCAGCTCCAGCAGCTTACCTTCGTCAGGGAGGAGAAGAGACAACTTGGCGATGAGCTGGAGGCCCTTCGCTCCAAAGATAAACAGCTGAGGGAGCGGATCAGCCAGCTGGAGGCAATCCTTCACAAG ATGTCAGAGAGCTTTGCAGATTGTCAAGATTTCATCCAGCTGCAGGAGCAAGATTTTTTCCGTCTGAAACTCCAACACGCCCTGGACTTGAAG GAGCTTCAAGGTCAAAATTTGCGCACAGCTCTGAATTTACCTCCACCTGACCTGGACTCCCCATTCCCATCTGCACTCACTGCTCCACCCTCTTCTCAGCACGCCTCCAACACCCAGATCACG cAGGAGAGCCCCGCCCAGGAGCTCAGGTCTCTCGTCAAGGAGCTGCGAGGAGTCATTTCGGAGAACCACAGACCACACACAGATAACAGGAGGAGGTCAGCGCCGGAGAGAGTGCACAGAACCACATT CAGGACTGACAAGGCAGAAGAAGTTAAAGCTCCCTCCAGATTTAGAAGAAAAACCTGTGGCAG CGAGCCGCACTTCCTGAAGGCAGCTGAGCTCAACGGGAAAACGATCCACAATAAATCCTTCAGTGAGA GCTGTGTTATTTCAAGTCCAGCAGCGAGGTACACATCCTCCCCGCACATACTCTTGCTGGGCCGCAGATCACCTGTCCACTCtctcctgacctctgacccaaACAGCTGA
- the LOC125889729 gene encoding coiled-coil domain-containing protein 158-like isoform X7, protein MFESSPSHTKLTQKTTRTTETHDASPRLRFNSLTLDELSEELEKRTKETQRLQEEVENATKMALERFGCTNGIHSSPGQSCHNHSFNVDDSPGDSTLLSTHQQAMTQPLVCDLDSVDQGVAQRENSSPGREVFESTVDDCLQQLSDLQLNKSQTHDQPEQEPFSFDKAIINLQTKLQKVQKEKDALSDLRLKDSRTHVGQMEKMLFMLEELQNIKGAEGQKLQETEDETLALNRRVETLEQNVKDMYSLLFHETQCGHNAITSPNVASSSRQLPKLTEDFNNETEQLQERLCLQSIKHLGSEETSEVNKQKERMEDLIASLGQEVALLTDKLSSSKHNSINLSVKLELLKKLAERQTSLHQYQVSELESTLGSHKDKVCFLEQQLIQAQSQLVNAQQEKERSLQQTEELQSKLGQLQRCGEQQQSELQEEVKVLRGQLEAAREEKTILQALLEQRAQEGRKSQEALEEKNKEMQLRQQEAQHHLARLEEAQSQCQMLHAEGETLRLKLDKREKMMDILRLQMESSFQMTVQHSRTIENLHQENSLLSNQLNQRKLEIRQHRAELDQHKSDLAAAEHERQQLQASVAEQCQRVQEETLEKQQLTIQLDVLRMQLLSLTKEHKELQRLHSCRNEEHEGAVLKLQSQLRSAHDELDQVKSTLRTLEGADGHGLQVAMDMQKEITARRQQVDSLQGKIQHLEEVKDKLYQEKRYHGLENQRQLQQLTFVREEKRQLGDELEALRSKDKQLRERISQLEAILHKMSESFADCQDFIQLQEQDFFRLKLQHALDLKELQGQNLRTALNLPPPDLDSPFPSALTAPPSSQHASNTQITQESPAQELRSLVKELRGVISENHRPHTDNRRRSAPERVHRTTFRTDKAEEVKAPSRFRRKTCGSEPHFLKAAELNGKTIHNKSFSESCVISSPAARYTSSPHILLLGRRSPVHSLLTSDPNS, encoded by the exons ATG TTTGAATCTTCACCGAGCCACACAAAACTAACACAGAAAACGACAAGAACAACCG AGACCCACGACGCCTCTCCTCGGCTGAGATTTAACAGCCTGACACTGGATGAATTGAG TGAGGAGCTTGAAAAGCGCACCAAGGAAACCCAAAGGCTTCAGGAAGAGGTGGAAAATGCAACCAAAATGGCCTTGGAGAGGTTTGGCTGCACAAATGGCATCCACAGCTCACCTGGACAAAGCTGCCACAACCACAGCTTTAATGTTG ATGACTCACCTGGGGATTCCACTTTACTTTCAACCCACCAGCAGGCCATGACTCAGCCTCTGGTCTGTGATCTGGATAGCGTAGACCAAGGGGTGGCCCAAAGGGAAAACAGCTCTCCTGGAAGGGAGGTGTTTGAGAGTACAGTAGATGACTGTCTTCAACAGCTGTCTGACTTGCAGCTCAACAAG TCACAGACCCATGATCAACCTGAGCAAGAGCCATTCAGTTTTGACAAAGCCATCATAAACCTGCAGACTAAGTTGCAGAAAGTGCAGAAGGAGAAGGATGCCCTGTCTGACCTCAG ATTGAAGGATTCAAGGACACACGTTGGTCAGATGGAAAAGATGCTGTTCATGTTGGAAGAGCTCCAAAACATCAAAGGGGCAGAGGGCCAGAAGCTGCAGGAGACGGAGGATGAGACGTTGGCACTTAACAGGAGAGTAGAGACACTGGAACAGAATGTAAAGGACATGTACTCACTGTTATTTCACGAGACACAATGCGGACACAACGCCATCACTAGTCCTAATGTCGCCAGTAGTTCAAGACAGCTACCTAAGTTAACTGAGGATTTTAACAATGAGACAGAACAGCTACAGGAGAGACTTTGTTTG CAGTCAATAAAACATCTGGGGAGTGAAGAAACCAGTGAAGTAAATAAGCAAAAAGAAAG AATGGAAGACCTGATTGCGAGTCTTGGCCAGGAGGTGGCACTGTTGACTGACAAACTGAGTtcatcaaaacacaacagcatcaacTTGAGTGTCAAGTTGGAGCTGCTAAA GAAACTTGCAGAAAGACAGACATCACTGCACCAGTATCAGGTCAGTGAACTTGAGTCAACCCTCGGCAGCCATAAAGATAAG GTTTGCTTTCTGGAGCAGCAGCTCATTCAGGCTCAGTCCCAGCTGGTGAATGCCCAGCAAGAGAAAGAGCGATCTTTACAACAAACAGAGGAGCTTCAGTCGAAGCTTGGCCAGCTTCAG AGgtgcggtgagcagcagcagtctgaGCTCCAGGAGGAGGTAAAGGTCCTGAGAGGACAGCTGGAGGCGGCCAGGGAAGAGAAAACCATCCTACAGGCCCTGCTGGAGCAGAGGGCCCAGGAGGGGAGGAAATCCCAGGAAGCCCTGGAggagaaaaacaaggaaatgcaGCTCAGGCAGCAGGAAGCCCAGCAT CATCTTGCCAGGTTGGAAGAGGCCCAAAGCCAGTGCCAGATGCTGCATGCAGAGGGAGAGACTCTGAGGCTGAAGCTGGATAAGCGAGAGAAGATGATGGATATTCTGAGGTTGCAGATGGAGAGCAGCTTCCAAATGACCGTGCAGCACAGCCGCACTATCGAAAACCTTCACCAGGAGAACAGCCTGCTCAGCAACCAGCTTAACCAGCGCAAGCTGGAGATTCGGCAGCACAGG GCTGAGTTAGACCAACACAAGTCAGACCTGGCTGCTGCAGAGCACGAGAGGCAGCAGCTACAGGCCTCTGTGGCTGAACAATGTCAGCGTGTCCAGGAGGAAACTCTGGAGAAACAGCAGCTCACCATCCAGCTGGACGTCCTGCGCATGCAGTTACTCAGCCTCACCA aggaGCACAAAGAGCTGCAACGGCTCCACAGCTGCAGGAACGAGGAGCACGAGGGTGCGGTGCTAAAGCTTCAGAGTCAGCTAAGGAGCGCCCATGACGAGCTGGACCAGGTCAAGAGCACCCTGAGGACCCTGGAAGGAGCTGACGGACATG GCCTCCAGGTAGCCATGGACATGCAGAAGGAGATCACCGCCAGGAGACAGCAGGTCGACTCCCTGCAGGGCAAAATCCAACATTTGGAGGAGGTTAAGGACAAGCTGtaccag GAGAAGCGCTACCATGGCCTGGAGAACCAGCGTCAGCTCCAGCAGCTTACCTTCGTCAGGGAGGAGAAGAGACAACTTGGCGATGAGCTGGAGGCCCTTCGCTCCAAAGATAAACAGCTGAGGGAGCGGATCAGCCAGCTGGAGGCAATCCTTCACAAG ATGTCAGAGAGCTTTGCAGATTGTCAAGATTTCATCCAGCTGCAGGAGCAAGATTTTTTCCGTCTGAAACTCCAACACGCCCTGGACTTGAAG GAGCTTCAAGGTCAAAATTTGCGCACAGCTCTGAATTTACCTCCACCTGACCTGGACTCCCCATTCCCATCTGCACTCACTGCTCCACCCTCTTCTCAGCACGCCTCCAACACCCAGATCACG cAGGAGAGCCCCGCCCAGGAGCTCAGGTCTCTCGTCAAGGAGCTGCGAGGAGTCATTTCGGAGAACCACAGACCACACACAGATAACAGGAGGAGGTCAGCGCCGGAGAGAGTGCACAGAACCACATT CAGGACTGACAAGGCAGAAGAAGTTAAAGCTCCCTCCAGATTTAGAAGAAAAACCTGTGGCAG CGAGCCGCACTTCCTGAAGGCAGCTGAGCTCAACGGGAAAACGATCCACAATAAATCCTTCAGTGAGA GCTGTGTTATTTCAAGTCCAGCAGCGAGGTACACATCCTCCCCGCACATACTCTTGCTGGGCCGCAGATCACCTGTCCACTCtctcctgacctctgacccaaACAGCTGA
- the LOC125889729 gene encoding coiled-coil domain-containing protein 158-like isoform X6, with product MLSSGFQSSHLQSITSNNGAHVLQFESSPSHTKLTQKTTRTTETHDASPRLRFNSLTLDELSEELEKRTKETQRLQEEVENATKMALERFGCTNGIHSSPGQSCHNHSFNVDDSPGDSTLLSTHQQAMTQPLVCDLDSVDQGVAQRENSSPGREVFESTVDDCLQQLSDLQLNKSQTHDQPEQEPFSFDKAIINLQTKLQKVQKEKDALSDLRLKDSRTHVGQMEKMLFMLEELQNIKGAEGQKLQETEDETLALNRRVETLEQNVKDMYSLLFHETQCGHNAITSPNVASSSRQLPKLTEDFNNETEQLQERLCLQSIKHLGSEETSEVNKQKERMEDLIASLGQEVALLTDKLSSSKHNSINLSVKLELLKKLAERQTSLHQYQVSELESTLGSHKDKVCFLEQQLIQAQSQLVNAQQEKERSLQQTEELQSKLGQLQRCGEQQQSELQEEVKVLRGQLEAAREEKTILQALLEQRAQEGRKSQEALEEKNKEMQLRQQEAQHHLARLEEAQSQCQMLHAEGETLRLKLDKREKMMDILRLQMESSFQMTVQHSRTIENLHQENSLLSNQLNQRKLEIRQHRAELDQHKSDLAAAEHERQQLQASVAEQCQRVQEETLEKQQLTIQLDVLRMQLLSLTKEHKELQRLHSCRNEEHEGAVLKLQSQLRSAHDELDQVKSTLRTLEGADGHGLQVAMDMQKEITARRQQVDSLQGKIQHLEEVKDKLYQEKRYHGLENQRQLQQLTFVREEKRQLGDELEALRSKDKQLRERISQLEAILHKMSESFADCQDFIQLQEQDFFRLKLQHALDLKELQGQNLRTALNLPPPDLDSPFPSALTAPPSSQHASNTQITESPAQELRSLVKELRGVISENHRPHTDNRRSRTDKAEEVKAPSRFRRKTCGSEPHFLKAAELNGKTIHNKSFSESCVISSPAARYTSSPHILLLGRRSPVHSLLTSDPNS from the exons ATGTTATCATCGGGGTTTCAGTCCTCTCATCTTCAGAGTATTACGAGCAATAATGGCGCTCATGTTTTGCAGTTTGAATCTTCACCGAGCCACACAAAACTAACACAGAAAACGACAAGAACAACCG AGACCCACGACGCCTCTCCTCGGCTGAGATTTAACAGCCTGACACTGGATGAATTGAG TGAGGAGCTTGAAAAGCGCACCAAGGAAACCCAAAGGCTTCAGGAAGAGGTGGAAAATGCAACCAAAATGGCCTTGGAGAGGTTTGGCTGCACAAATGGCATCCACAGCTCACCTGGACAAAGCTGCCACAACCACAGCTTTAATGTTG ATGACTCACCTGGGGATTCCACTTTACTTTCAACCCACCAGCAGGCCATGACTCAGCCTCTGGTCTGTGATCTGGATAGCGTAGACCAAGGGGTGGCCCAAAGGGAAAACAGCTCTCCTGGAAGGGAGGTGTTTGAGAGTACAGTAGATGACTGTCTTCAACAGCTGTCTGACTTGCAGCTCAACAAG TCACAGACCCATGATCAACCTGAGCAAGAGCCATTCAGTTTTGACAAAGCCATCATAAACCTGCAGACTAAGTTGCAGAAAGTGCAGAAGGAGAAGGATGCCCTGTCTGACCTCAG ATTGAAGGATTCAAGGACACACGTTGGTCAGATGGAAAAGATGCTGTTCATGTTGGAAGAGCTCCAAAACATCAAAGGGGCAGAGGGCCAGAAGCTGCAGGAGACGGAGGATGAGACGTTGGCACTTAACAGGAGAGTAGAGACACTGGAACAGAATGTAAAGGACATGTACTCACTGTTATTTCACGAGACACAATGCGGACACAACGCCATCACTAGTCCTAATGTCGCCAGTAGTTCAAGACAGCTACCTAAGTTAACTGAGGATTTTAACAATGAGACAGAACAGCTACAGGAGAGACTTTGTTTG CAGTCAATAAAACATCTGGGGAGTGAAGAAACCAGTGAAGTAAATAAGCAAAAAGAAAG AATGGAAGACCTGATTGCGAGTCTTGGCCAGGAGGTGGCACTGTTGACTGACAAACTGAGTtcatcaaaacacaacagcatcaacTTGAGTGTCAAGTTGGAGCTGCTAAA GAAACTTGCAGAAAGACAGACATCACTGCACCAGTATCAGGTCAGTGAACTTGAGTCAACCCTCGGCAGCCATAAAGATAAG GTTTGCTTTCTGGAGCAGCAGCTCATTCAGGCTCAGTCCCAGCTGGTGAATGCCCAGCAAGAGAAAGAGCGATCTTTACAACAAACAGAGGAGCTTCAGTCGAAGCTTGGCCAGCTTCAG AGgtgcggtgagcagcagcagtctgaGCTCCAGGAGGAGGTAAAGGTCCTGAGAGGACAGCTGGAGGCGGCCAGGGAAGAGAAAACCATCCTACAGGCCCTGCTGGAGCAGAGGGCCCAGGAGGGGAGGAAATCCCAGGAAGCCCTGGAggagaaaaacaaggaaatgcaGCTCAGGCAGCAGGAAGCCCAGCAT CATCTTGCCAGGTTGGAAGAGGCCCAAAGCCAGTGCCAGATGCTGCATGCAGAGGGAGAGACTCTGAGGCTGAAGCTGGATAAGCGAGAGAAGATGATGGATATTCTGAGGTTGCAGATGGAGAGCAGCTTCCAAATGACCGTGCAGCACAGCCGCACTATCGAAAACCTTCACCAGGAGAACAGCCTGCTCAGCAACCAGCTTAACCAGCGCAAGCTGGAGATTCGGCAGCACAGG GCTGAGTTAGACCAACACAAGTCAGACCTGGCTGCTGCAGAGCACGAGAGGCAGCAGCTACAGGCCTCTGTGGCTGAACAATGTCAGCGTGTCCAGGAGGAAACTCTGGAGAAACAGCAGCTCACCATCCAGCTGGACGTCCTGCGCATGCAGTTACTCAGCCTCACCA aggaGCACAAAGAGCTGCAACGGCTCCACAGCTGCAGGAACGAGGAGCACGAGGGTGCGGTGCTAAAGCTTCAGAGTCAGCTAAGGAGCGCCCATGACGAGCTGGACCAGGTCAAGAGCACCCTGAGGACCCTGGAAGGAGCTGACGGACATG GCCTCCAGGTAGCCATGGACATGCAGAAGGAGATCACCGCCAGGAGACAGCAGGTCGACTCCCTGCAGGGCAAAATCCAACATTTGGAGGAGGTTAAGGACAAGCTGtaccag GAGAAGCGCTACCATGGCCTGGAGAACCAGCGTCAGCTCCAGCAGCTTACCTTCGTCAGGGAGGAGAAGAGACAACTTGGCGATGAGCTGGAGGCCCTTCGCTCCAAAGATAAACAGCTGAGGGAGCGGATCAGCCAGCTGGAGGCAATCCTTCACAAG ATGTCAGAGAGCTTTGCAGATTGTCAAGATTTCATCCAGCTGCAGGAGCAAGATTTTTTCCGTCTGAAACTCCAACACGCCCTGGACTTGAAG GAGCTTCAAGGTCAAAATTTGCGCACAGCTCTGAATTTACCTCCACCTGACCTGGACTCCCCATTCCCATCTGCACTCACTGCTCCACCCTCTTCTCAGCACGCCTCCAACACCCAGATCACG GAGAGCCCCGCCCAGGAGCTCAGGTCTCTCGTCAAGGAGCTGCGAGGAGTCATTTCGGAGAACCACAGACCACACACAGATAACAGGAGGAG CAGGACTGACAAGGCAGAAGAAGTTAAAGCTCCCTCCAGATTTAGAAGAAAAACCTGTGGCAG CGAGCCGCACTTCCTGAAGGCAGCTGAGCTCAACGGGAAAACGATCCACAATAAATCCTTCAGTGAGA GCTGTGTTATTTCAAGTCCAGCAGCGAGGTACACATCCTCCCCGCACATACTCTTGCTGGGCCGCAGATCACCTGTCCACTCtctcctgacctctgacccaaACAGCTGA